The Gemmatirosa kalamazoonensis nucleotide sequence ACCTGTTCGTGACGAGCGGCGTGCTGCGCCGGCCGAACGATCTCGACTACATCACGTACGTCGGCGGCGACGCCGTGCAGGCGATGCTCGCCCGCAACGACACGTCGCAGACCGAGATCCTGCGGCACATGCCGAGCGTCCCCGTGCCGAGCCACGTCTTCCGCAACGAGGGCGGCCTGCGCTTCACCGACGTGACGCAGGCGTGGGGGCTCGGCACGCCCGGCTTCGCGAATGGGGCGGCGTACGTGGATCTCGACGGCGACGGCGCGCTCGATCTCGTGGTGAACGAGGTGAACGCGCCGGCCGCGATCTACCGCAACCTCGCGCGCCGCTCGCCCGCGACGACGAACTACCTCGCCGTCACGCTGCGCGGCGACTCCGGCAACACCGCGGGGATCGGCGCGAAGCTGCTCGTGTTCGCGGGCGGCGCGTCGCAGCTCGTGGAGCAGTCGCCGACGCGCGGCTTCGAGTCGTCGGTGGATCCGCGGCTGCACGTGGGGCTCGGCCGCGCGACGCACGCCGACTCGGTGGTCGTCGTATGGCCCGACCGACGGTTCCAGACGCTGCGCGGCGTGGCGGCGAACCAGGCGCTCGTGCTCGCGCAGCGCGACGCCGCGGGCCGCTGGACGTACGCCGTGCCGCACGGCGCGCCGCTCACGGTGACCGACGAGAGCGCGCGGCTCGCGTTCGACTGGCGGCACGTCGAGAACGCGTTCAGCGACTTCGACCGCGAGCCGCTCATCCCGCGGCTCGTCTCCACCGAGGGGCCCGCGCTCGCGGTGGGCGACGTGAACGGCGACGGCCTCGACGACCTGTACCTCGGCGGCGGCAAGTGGCAGCCGGGCCGGCTCGCGGTGCAGCGCGCCGACGGCTCGTTCGCGCTCGTGTCCGACTCGGCGATCGCGACCGACAGCCTGAACGAGGACGTGAGCGCGACGTTCGTCGACGCGAACGGCGACGGGAAGCTCGACCTCGTCGTGACGAGCGGCGGCAACGAGTTCTGGGGTGATGCGCCGGCGCTCGCGCCGAGGCTCTATCTCAACGACGGGACGGGGCGGTTCCGGCGCGTGACGGACGCGTTCCCAGGCGTGCGCGAGAACGCGTCGTGCGTCGTCGCCGCGGACTTCGACGGCGACGGCGACGTCGATCTGTTCGTCGGCGGACGCGTGGTGTCGAGGCGCTACGGCGAGGCGCCGCGGAGTCATCTGCTGCGCAACGACGGCACCGGGCACTTCACCGACGTCACGCGGCAGCTCGCGCCGGCGCTGGAGCGCGTGGGGATGGTGACGTCGGCGGCATGGGCCGACGTGGACGGCGACGGGGTGCCGGACCTCGTCGTCGTCGGCGAGTGGATGCCGGTGACGGTGTTCCGTCAGGATCGCGCCGGTGGACGGTTCGTCGACCGCACGCGCGAGTCGGGGCTCGCCGGCACGGCGGGATGGTGGAGCAGCGTGACGGCGGTCGACGTCACGGGCGACGGACGCCCCGACCTCGTGCTCGGGAACCTCGGCCGCAACGCTTACGTGAAGGCGTCGGCGGACGAGCCGGCGCGGCTCTACGTGCACGACTTCGCGCACGACGGATCGCTGCAGCAGATCGTCACGTTCTACAAGCACGGCACGAGCTACCCCATGGCGGGGCGCGACGAGATCGTGCGAGCGGTGCCCGCGCTGCGCGCGAAGTACCCGACGTACGCGTCGTTCGGCGCGGCGACGGTGCAGGACGTCTTCCCACGGGCGGATCTGCGCGCGGCGCGCGTGCTCGAAGCGCGGACGTTCGAGAGCGCGGTGGCGGTGAACGACGGGCACGGCGCGTTCGCGCTCCGGCCGCTGCCCGTGGAGGCGCAGCTCGCGCCGGTGTACGCGTCGCTGGCGCGCGACTTCGACGGCGACGGGCACGTCGACCTGCTGCTGGCCGGTGACTTCTGGGGCGCCCCACCGCTGCAGGGGCGCTACGACGCGAGCCACGGCGTGCTGCTGCGCGGGCTCGGCGACGGCCGGTTCCGGGCGGTGGACGAGGCGGGGAGCGGGCTGGCGATCGACGGGCAGGTGCGCGCGCTCGGCGTCGTGCGCGGCCCGGGCGGCCCGGTCGTGGCGGTGGCGCGGAACGACGACCGGCCGATGCTGCTGCGCGTGAGCGCGCCGGCGCGGCGGAGCGTCGCGTTAGGCACGCGCCCCGCGCACTGACGCGCGCTGACGGAGGGGATCCCCCGCATGCGCGCCCCATGCGCGCCGCATGCGCGCCGCATGCGTGCAGCGTGCGTGCAGCGTGCGTGCAGCGTGCGTCCGCACGCGTACCTATCGCCCGCGCAGTGCACGGGTAACTTCGCGGCGAGCACCACACTCCGTGCGCCAACCCCCCTCAATCGGCGGAGGACGTCGCGATGGTACGCCCTCGATGCAAGATCTCCCTCCTCGTCGGCGGCTTGCTGGTAGCCGTACGACTCGGCGCACAGGCGCCGACCGGCACCGTCAGCGGACGCGTCATCGACTCGACGTCGCGACTTCCCGTGACGAACGCGAACGTCGTCATCGAGGGCTCGCAGCGCGGCACCGTGACGCGCGCCGACGGCGCGTACGTGATCGCCGGCGTGCCCGCGGGACCGCAGCGCGTGCGCGTCAGTCGCATCGGCTACGCCGCGCAGACGCGTGACGTGACCGTGACGGCGGGCGGCACCGTCGAGGCGCAGTTCGCGATCGCGTCCGCGGCGACGGCGCTCACCGAGGTGGTCGTCGTCGGCTACGGCACGCAGCGGCGCGAGGCCATCACCGGCTCGGTCGCGACGGTGAACGCCGACGACGCGAAGGTCGGGCGCATCACCGCACCCACCGAGCTGCTGCAGGGCCGCGTCGCCGGCGTGACGATGATCCAGAACAACGGGTCGCCCGGCGCCGGCGTGCAGGTGCGCATCCGCGGCGGCACGTCGATCAGCGCGAGCAACGAGCCACTGTACGTGATCGACGGCGTGCCGCTCAACAACACCGCGATCGAGCCGACGTCGCTCGGCTCCGGCGACAACCGCAACACGTCGCTGCCGCGCAATCCGCTCAGCTCGATCGATCCGTCGGACATCGAGACGATCACGGTGCTGAAGGACGCCAGCGCGACGGCGATCTACGGGTCGCGCGGCGCGAACGGCGTGGTGCAGATCACGACGAAGCACGGGCGCGAGGGGCGCACGGAGCTCACGTACGAGGGCTACTTCTCGTCGTCGAGCCCGTCGAAGACGCTGGACGTGTTGAACGGCGACGAGTACCGCGCGTTCGTGCAGCAGCAGGTCACGGCGGGCAATCTCGCGGCGAGCCGCCTCACCGGCCTCGGCACGTCGAACACGGACTGGGAGAAGGAGGTCGTGCGCACGGCGCACACGCAGAACCACAACCTCGGCTTCTCCGGCGGCGCCGCGAGCACGCAGTACCGCGGCTCGCTGAACTACATGCAGCAGGAAGGCATCGTGCTGAGCAGCGGGTTGGAGCGCATCTCGGGGCGCATCAACGCCGGGCAGCAGGCGTTCGCCAACCGGCTCCGCATGGGGCTCAACCTGAACGCGTCGCAGGTGAAGAACGACTACGTGCCCTCGGAGAACACGGCCGGGTTCACGGGCACGACGTTCACGAACATGCTGATCATGAACCCGACGCAGCCGGTGCGCGTGACCGACCCGTCGACGGGCGTGTCGCGGTACTACGAGATCGGCACGGGCGCGGTCACGATCCGCAACCCGGTGGCGATCACCGACCAGGTGAAGGACGACGGCGTGTCGCGCCGCATCCTCGGCAACTTCACCGCCGACTACGACCTGTTCTCGTCGCTCACCGCGCAGCTCAACGTCGGCACCGACCGCTCGAACGGCACGCGCTCGGCCTACTATCCGCGCATCAGCCCGTTGGGCGCGTCGACGAACGGCGACGCGCTGTACGGCGAGCTGGCGAACACGACGAACACGCTGCAGACGTACCTCACGTACCGCGCGAGCCCGGGGCCGCACTCGCTCGAGCTGCTCGGCGGCTACGAGTTCAACAACTACTCCACGGTGAGCGAGAACTCCGAGGCGCAGGGGTTCATCACCGACGCGTTCGCCTACTACAATCTCGGCGCCGGCGCGACGCTGCAGCAGGGCTTCGTCACGTCTGGCCGCACCGACAGCCGGCTGGTGTCGTTCTTCGGTCGCGCGAACTACAGCCTGAAGGACCGCTACTTCCTCACCGGCGTCGTGCGGCGCGACGGCTCGTCGCGGTTCGGCGCGGGGAACAAGTGGGCGGTCTTTCCGGCCGTGTCGGGGTCGTGGCTGATGAGCGCCGAGCCGTTCATGAAGGGGCTGTTGGGCAGCGTCGTCTCCGAGCTGCGGCTCAAGGCTGGCTATGGATTGAACGGCAGCCAGGAGATCAGCCCATACTCGTCGCTGCTCACGCTTGCCACCGGCCCCAAAGCGAGCTTCGGGGAGACGACCGTGCTCGGCGTGTCGCCGAACCGGAACCCGAATCCCGATCTCAAGTGGGAGCAGACGGCGCAGACCAACGTCGGTCTCGACTTCGCGATCCTCGACGGCCGCTTCAGCGGCACCGTGGAGTACTATCTGAAGAACACGCGCGACCTGCTGCTCACCATCAACGTGCCGCAGCCGGCGGTCACCGACACGGTGCTGGCGAACGTCGGTGCGGTGCGCAACAAGGGGCTGGAGTTCACGCTCGACGCGCGCACGATCTCGCGTCCGCGGCTCGACCTCACGCTCGGCGTCCTCGGCTCGGTGGAGCGCAACCGGGTGGTGAGCCTCGGCAAGACGGCGTTCATCACGTCGGGCAACGTGAGCGGGCAGGGGCAGACGGGGCAGGTCTCGCAGCGCATCATGCCCGGGTTCCCGTTAGGCACGTTCTACGGCCCGGAGTACGTGGGCGTGGACGCGAACGGCCGGCAGCTGTTCAACAAGTACAAGGTGACGAAGAACGCGGCCGGCGTGATCACGAGCCGCGAGCTGACGGCCCAGACGACGACGCCGACGGCCGACGACTACAACGTGCTGGGCAACGCGAACCCGAAGTTCTCGCTCGGCGGACATGGGCAGCTCCGCGCCGGGCAGCTCGACGCGAGCTTCCTCGTGCGCGGCGTGTTCGGGCAGAAGGTGCTGAACAACACCGCGCTCGTCTACTCGACGAAGGGGAACGCGCTCCAGGACAAGAACTTCCTGAAGTCGGCGCTGAACGACCCGATCGGCATCAAGGAGCCGGCGATCTTCTCCTCGCGGTGGATCGAGGACGGCTCGTTCGTGCGGCTGCAGAACGTCACGGTGGGCTATACCGTCCGGCTGCCGAGCGGCACGCACGCGCGCCAGGCCCGCGTGTACGTGACGGGCGACAACCTGATCATGTCCACGAACTACACGGGGTACGACCCCGAGGCGTTCACGTCGGCCGGACGCGCATCGCGCGGCGTCGATTACCTCAACTATCCGAACCCGCGCACGGTGTCGCTCGGCGTGCGGGTCGGCTTCTGACGGAGGGCGAATCATGCGTCATACCAAGATCCTGACGTCGCTCTTCGTGGCGCTCGTCGTCGTGCCGCAGGGGTGCACGAACCTCTCCGAAGATCCGTACAGCGTCATCACGCCGGAGAAGTTCTACCAGAACGACGACGAGGTACGCTCCGGCCTCGCCGCCGTGTACAGCCAGCTCAACACGGTGTCGACGGGGAACCAGCAGTACCTGAACGAGATCACGTCCGACGAGGGCGTGATCCCCACGCGCGGCCAGGACTGGTTCGACAACGGCGTGCACCTGGAGGCCCAGCGGCACACGTGGCAGGCGGGGAGCCCGCTCGCGCTGAACCAGATCAACAGCACGTGGGTGCAGTCGTTCACCGGCGTCGCGCGTGCCAACGTGCTGCTCGCGGCCGTGGAGAACCTGCCGATCGCGAACAAGGCGCGCACGATCGCGGAGACGCGCGTGCTGCGCGCGTACTTCTACTACCATCTCATGGATCTGTTCGGCGGCGTGCCGCTCGTCACGACCACCGAGGTCGAGCCGCACGAGCGCACGACGCGCGCGGAGACGTTCGCGTTCATCGAGAAGGAGCTGACGGAGGCGCGCAAGGATCTGCCGGTCGCGTGGCCGTCGTCGGACTACGGCCGCGCGACGCAGGGGTGGGTGGACGCGATGCTCGCGCACATGTACCTGAACGCCGAGGTGTACACGGGCACCGTGACGGCGGGCGGGCTGCAGAAGGGCTCCGCGCAGTGGCAGAAGGCGATCGACGCCGCCGACCGCGTGATCGCCGGTCCGTACAAGCTCACCGCCGACCAGGCGGCGAACTTCCGCGCCGACAACAACACGTCGACCGAGATCGTGATGGTCTCCGCGCGGCGGCCGGAGAGTGGGCTGAACGGCTACGGGACGATCAGCAACAACCTGCACTACAACCAGTTCTCTCCCGCGCCCAACAACGGCCGCGCCGTGGAGCCGCCGACGTACCGGAAATTCGACCCGGACGACAAGCGCCGCGCCGCGATCCTGGAGGGGCCGCAGTTCCACCTCGTGACCGGCGCGGCGATCAACGACCGCTCGGGCGCGCGTCTCGTCTACACGGTCGACATCCCCGACATCACGCAGGCGACCGAGGGGAACGGCGTGCGCATCTACAAGTGGCCGTACGACCCCGCGCGCGTGACGAACCTGCACGGCAACGACTTCGCGATCTTCCGCCTCGCCGAGATCCTGCTCATCAAGGCGGAGGCGCTGAACGAGCTCGGTCGCACGTCGGAGGCGATCCCGCTCGTGAACCAGATCCGCGCCCGCG carries:
- a CDS encoding SusC/RagA family TonB-linked outer membrane protein translates to MVRPRCKISLLVGGLLVAVRLGAQAPTGTVSGRVIDSTSRLPVTNANVVIEGSQRGTVTRADGAYVIAGVPAGPQRVRVSRIGYAAQTRDVTVTAGGTVEAQFAIASAATALTEVVVVGYGTQRREAITGSVATVNADDAKVGRITAPTELLQGRVAGVTMIQNNGSPGAGVQVRIRGGTSISASNEPLYVIDGVPLNNTAIEPTSLGSGDNRNTSLPRNPLSSIDPSDIETITVLKDASATAIYGSRGANGVVQITTKHGREGRTELTYEGYFSSSSPSKTLDVLNGDEYRAFVQQQVTAGNLAASRLTGLGTSNTDWEKEVVRTAHTQNHNLGFSGGAASTQYRGSLNYMQQEGIVLSSGLERISGRINAGQQAFANRLRMGLNLNASQVKNDYVPSENTAGFTGTTFTNMLIMNPTQPVRVTDPSTGVSRYYEIGTGAVTIRNPVAITDQVKDDGVSRRILGNFTADYDLFSSLTAQLNVGTDRSNGTRSAYYPRISPLGASTNGDALYGELANTTNTLQTYLTYRASPGPHSLELLGGYEFNNYSTVSENSEAQGFITDAFAYYNLGAGATLQQGFVTSGRTDSRLVSFFGRANYSLKDRYFLTGVVRRDGSSRFGAGNKWAVFPAVSGSWLMSAEPFMKGLLGSVVSELRLKAGYGLNGSQEISPYSSLLTLATGPKASFGETTVLGVSPNRNPNPDLKWEQTAQTNVGLDFAILDGRFSGTVEYYLKNTRDLLLTINVPQPAVTDTVLANVGAVRNKGLEFTLDARTISRPRLDLTLGVLGSVERNRVVSLGKTAFITSGNVSGQGQTGQVSQRIMPGFPLGTFYGPEYVGVDANGRQLFNKYKVTKNAAGVITSRELTAQTTTPTADDYNVLGNANPKFSLGGHGQLRAGQLDASFLVRGVFGQKVLNNTALVYSTKGNALQDKNFLKSALNDPIGIKEPAIFSSRWIEDGSFVRLQNVTVGYTVRLPSGTHARQARVYVTGDNLIMSTNYTGYDPEAFTSAGRASRGVDYLNYPNPRTVSLGVRVGF
- a CDS encoding RagB/SusD family nutrient uptake outer membrane protein, which codes for MRHTKILTSLFVALVVVPQGCTNLSEDPYSVITPEKFYQNDDEVRSGLAAVYSQLNTVSTGNQQYLNEITSDEGVIPTRGQDWFDNGVHLEAQRHTWQAGSPLALNQINSTWVQSFTGVARANVLLAAVENLPIANKARTIAETRVLRAYFYYHLMDLFGGVPLVTTTEVEPHERTTRAETFAFIEKELTEARKDLPVAWPSSDYGRATQGWVDAMLAHMYLNAEVYTGTVTAGGLQKGSAQWQKAIDAADRVIAGPYKLTADQAANFRADNNTSTEIVMVSARRPESGLNGYGTISNNLHYNQFSPAPNNGRAVEPPTYRKFDPDDKRRAAILEGPQFHLVTGAAINDRSGARLVYTVDIPDITQATEGNGVRIYKWPYDPARVTNLHGNDFAIFRLAEILLIKAEALNELGRTSEAIPLVNQIRARAFTPPKPIASNLSQAQLRTAIFDERQIELLEEGRRRTDQIRQGTYLLASWNHEADAPFRVLMPIPQTQMDANPLLVQNPGY
- a CDS encoding VCBS repeat-containing protein, translating into MLLLAAACRGAPATPPLFDRLAPGATGVSFANRLPETPDFNILSYLYYYNGGGVAVGDVNGDGLPDLYFTSNLGANRLYLNRGGFRFEDVTARAGVADSVGWKTGVTMADVNGDGRLDIFVSGVDYLGMHGRNVLYVNNGDGTFTDRASEVGLAQPGYSTQAAFFDYDGDGDLDALLLRHSTHGERAIAGAAKRDVHAERGGARLLRNDGGRFVDVSATAGIYGGSEGFGLGVVVSDVNGDGCPDVYVANDFQENDFLYVNRCDGTFAESIARATGHTSRFSMGVDAADFDNDLRPDLFVADMFPEREDVLKTSASSESWSLFNARLKAGYHPQYARNTLQWNRGDGRFSEIGLLAGVDATDWSWAPLFADLDNDGRKDLFVTSGVLRRPNDLDYITYVGGDAVQAMLARNDTSQTEILRHMPSVPVPSHVFRNEGGLRFTDVTQAWGLGTPGFANGAAYVDLDGDGALDLVVNEVNAPAAIYRNLARRSPATTNYLAVTLRGDSGNTAGIGAKLLVFAGGASQLVEQSPTRGFESSVDPRLHVGLGRATHADSVVVVWPDRRFQTLRGVAANQALVLAQRDAAGRWTYAVPHGAPLTVTDESARLAFDWRHVENAFSDFDREPLIPRLVSTEGPALAVGDVNGDGLDDLYLGGGKWQPGRLAVQRADGSFALVSDSAIATDSLNEDVSATFVDANGDGKLDLVVTSGGNEFWGDAPALAPRLYLNDGTGRFRRVTDAFPGVRENASCVVAADFDGDGDVDLFVGGRVVSRRYGEAPRSHLLRNDGTGHFTDVTRQLAPALERVGMVTSAAWADVDGDGVPDLVVVGEWMPVTVFRQDRAGGRFVDRTRESGLAGTAGWWSSVTAVDVTGDGRPDLVLGNLGRNAYVKASADEPARLYVHDFAHDGSLQQIVTFYKHGTSYPMAGRDEIVRAVPALRAKYPTYASFGAATVQDVFPRADLRAARVLEARTFESAVAVNDGHGAFALRPLPVEAQLAPVYASLARDFDGDGHVDLLLAGDFWGAPPLQGRYDASHGVLLRGLGDGRFRAVDEAGSGLAIDGQVRALGVVRGPGGPVVAVARNDDRPMLLRVSAPARRSVALGTRPAH